A portion of the Bombus pascuorum chromosome 8, iyBomPasc1.1, whole genome shotgun sequence genome contains these proteins:
- the LOC132910139 gene encoding death-associated protein 1, with the protein MSSPKEYKLKGGHPPAVKAGGMRITQHKTPKEDREIKPIKDVDESKTSSSPPKTLMISGVPAKGNADFPPEAVQVFHEKPVPTHDARPAHCSRPIIIHQPRK; encoded by the exons ATGTCAAGTCCAAAAGAGTATAAACTCAAGGGTGGACATCCTCCTGCAG TAAAAGCAGGCGGAATGAGAATCACCCAGCATAAAACACCAAAAGAAGATCGGGAAATAAAACCAATTAAAGACGTGGATGAAAGTAAAACATCGAGTAG TCCACCGAAAACTCTCATGATCAGTGGAGTTCCCGCAAAAGGAAATGCAGATTTTCCTCCAGAAGCTGTGCAAGTCTTCCATGAAAAGCCTGTTCCAACTCATGATGCAAGGCCAGCTCATTGTTCACGTCCAATTATTATCCATCAGCCAAGGAAATGA
- the LOC132910114 gene encoding extracellular signal-regulated kinase 2 isoform X2 — protein MSSKNTNEKVLEIDAHVSKHYDIVRRLGKGAYGIVWKAIDKKNKETVAVKKIFDAFRNQTDAQRTFREIMFLLSFANHDNIIRLIGLHKANNDRDIYLVFEYMETDLHNVIKKGKILKDLHKVFIMYQLFKAIKYIHSGNVIHRDLKPSNVLLNAHCHCKIADFGLARSVTQIGEGDGETASDPTLTDYVATRWYRAPEILVASKRYTKGIDMWSLGCILGEMLLGKPLFPGSSTINQVERIMATLPPPTREDLVSVSAGYGTNLLEKTPNAPRRSLKDLLPEVPEKALDLISNLIVFNPNRRLTAVEALEHPYVADFHRRSNEPERGSNVVPLLRDDVQLSVDEYRNKLYSMMDEKHRKHKNMSKSRIRRLSEHIRKETVSSSSNPVIGQGDATVRKNLTHSYQDLRKERGRSDTYEPSYLEVRTQLPSRKATRHSQIDSGERITKTRSICVSVESQTQNTKNLRPTAKSVATQYTHNFANGSLNNLTPSTTKSCLYLNQQHRQLSKSQRSIQSDQPMVATCRVGFI, from the exons ATGTCGTCAAAAAATACTAACGAGAAGGTTTTGGAGATCGATGCACACGTCAGCAAACATTATGACATCGTTCGACGTCTCGGCAAGGGG GCTTATGGCATCGTATGGAAGGCGATAGACAAGAAAAACAAGGAAACGGTAGCGGTGAAGAAGATCTTCGACGCCTTCAGAAACCAGACGGACGCGCAGCGCACATTCCGTGAGATAATGTTCCTACTATCGTTCGCCAATCACGACAACATCATACGACTGATCGGTCTTCACAAGGCGAACAACGATCGGGACATTTATCTCGTGTTCGAGTACATGG AAACCGATCTCCACAACGTGATTAAGAAGGGCAAGATCCTGAAGGACCTCCACAAGGTGTTCATCATGTATCAGCTGTTTAAGGCGATCAAATACATTCATTCGGGGAACGTGATACACAGAGACTTGAAG CCATCAAACGTTCTACTAAATGCTCATTGTCACTGCAAAATCGCTGATTTTGGATTGGCACGATCGGTCACTCAAATAGGGGAAGGAGATGGTGAAACCGCCAGTGATCCAACACTTACAGATTACGTGGCAACCCGCTGGTACCGTGCACCGGAGATACTCGTTGCTTCAAAAAG GTACACGAAGGGTATCGATATGTGGTCGTTGGGATGCATTCTTGGCGAAATGCTTCTTGGAAAACCATTGTTTCCTGGTTCATCGACGATAAATCAGGTGGAGAGAATAATGGCTACTCTCCCGCCACCTACCAGAGAAG ATCTGGTTTCGGTTAGCGCCGGATACGGCACTAATTTGTTAGAGAAGACACCAAACGCACCGAGACGTTCATTGAAGGATTTATTACCAGAGGTGCCGGAAAAGGCATTGGATCTCATTAGCAATCTGATAGTCTTCAACCCAAATCGCAGACTGACAGCCGTGGAGGCTTTGGAGCACCCTTATGTGGCCGa TTTTCATAGAAGAAGCAACGAACCAGAAAGAGGCTCGAACGTGGTACCGCTACTTAGGGACGATGTACAGCTCTCTGTCGACGAGTACAGGAATAAGCTTTATTCGATGATGGATGAAAAACATCGCAAACATAAGAATAT GTCTAAGTCCAGAATCAGACGATTATCGGAGCACATCAGGAAGGAAACAgttagtagtagtagtaaccCAGTCATTGGTCAAGGTGACGCGACTGTTCGTAAAAATCTTACACATTCGTATCAAGATTTACGTAAGGAGAGAGGTAGGAGCGACACGTACGAGCCTTCCTATTTAGAGG TGCGTACGCAACTACCAAGCAGAAAGGCAACACGGCATTCGCAAATTGATAGTGGTGAAAGAATTACGAAAACAAGATCGATATGTGTGTCTGTCGAGTCGCAGACACAAAACACAAAGAATCTTCGACCAACTG CTAAAAGCGTAGCAACCCAATACACACACAATTTTGCAAATGGTAGTTTGAATAACTTGACTCCAAGCACTACTAAAAGTTGCTTATATCTCAATCAACAACACCGACAATTATCCAAATCTCAGCGTTCTATACAATCGGACCAACCAATGGTG GCTACGTGTCGCGTGGGATTCATTTAG
- the LOC132910114 gene encoding mitogen-activated protein kinase 15 isoform X1, protein MSSKNTNEKVLEIDAHVSKHYDIVRRLGKGAYGIVWKAIDKKNKETVAVKKIFDAFRNQTDAQRTFREIMFLLSFANHDNIIRLIGLHKANNDRDIYLVFEYMETDLHNVIKKGKILKDLHKVFIMYQLFKAIKYIHSGNVIHRDLKPSNVLLNAHCHCKIADFGLARSVTQIGEGDGETASDPTLTDYVATRWYRAPEILVASKRYTKGIDMWSLGCILGEMLLGKPLFPGSSTINQVERIMATLPPPTREDLVSVSAGYGTNLLEKTPNAPRRSLKDLLPEVPEKALDLISNLIVFNPNRRLTAVEALEHPYVADFHRRSNEPERGSNVVPLLRDDVQLSVDEYRNKLYSMMDEKHRKHKNMSKSRIRRLSEHIRKETVSSSSNPVIGQGDATVRKNLTHSYQDLRKERGRSDTYEPSYLEVRTQLPSRKATRHSQIDSGERITKTRSICVSVESQTQNTKNLRPTAKSVATQYTHNFANGSLNNLTPSTTKSCLYLNQQHRQLSKSQRSIQSDQPMVCAPGRRPNQIVTGNRDKLRRNCKQIRTTNRPTSDANWREEDRQKTSFDHDNFKSLQTKYFARMPDNATSYYLRSSSSNNKNASSSESLYNSCHPTVKNLAIRNYLNQTVPLRVEEQSPSRPCRTKNNTEYRILRSNANNIEKLHQSTNYLTSGNNRSRNAVPNGCHVVGTQMKHVADGSTNNEKKNSPFLDNYSQSHGIITASLYKDLRNGTIRW, encoded by the exons ATGTCGTCAAAAAATACTAACGAGAAGGTTTTGGAGATCGATGCACACGTCAGCAAACATTATGACATCGTTCGACGTCTCGGCAAGGGG GCTTATGGCATCGTATGGAAGGCGATAGACAAGAAAAACAAGGAAACGGTAGCGGTGAAGAAGATCTTCGACGCCTTCAGAAACCAGACGGACGCGCAGCGCACATTCCGTGAGATAATGTTCCTACTATCGTTCGCCAATCACGACAACATCATACGACTGATCGGTCTTCACAAGGCGAACAACGATCGGGACATTTATCTCGTGTTCGAGTACATGG AAACCGATCTCCACAACGTGATTAAGAAGGGCAAGATCCTGAAGGACCTCCACAAGGTGTTCATCATGTATCAGCTGTTTAAGGCGATCAAATACATTCATTCGGGGAACGTGATACACAGAGACTTGAAG CCATCAAACGTTCTACTAAATGCTCATTGTCACTGCAAAATCGCTGATTTTGGATTGGCACGATCGGTCACTCAAATAGGGGAAGGAGATGGTGAAACCGCCAGTGATCCAACACTTACAGATTACGTGGCAACCCGCTGGTACCGTGCACCGGAGATACTCGTTGCTTCAAAAAG GTACACGAAGGGTATCGATATGTGGTCGTTGGGATGCATTCTTGGCGAAATGCTTCTTGGAAAACCATTGTTTCCTGGTTCATCGACGATAAATCAGGTGGAGAGAATAATGGCTACTCTCCCGCCACCTACCAGAGAAG ATCTGGTTTCGGTTAGCGCCGGATACGGCACTAATTTGTTAGAGAAGACACCAAACGCACCGAGACGTTCATTGAAGGATTTATTACCAGAGGTGCCGGAAAAGGCATTGGATCTCATTAGCAATCTGATAGTCTTCAACCCAAATCGCAGACTGACAGCCGTGGAGGCTTTGGAGCACCCTTATGTGGCCGa TTTTCATAGAAGAAGCAACGAACCAGAAAGAGGCTCGAACGTGGTACCGCTACTTAGGGACGATGTACAGCTCTCTGTCGACGAGTACAGGAATAAGCTTTATTCGATGATGGATGAAAAACATCGCAAACATAAGAATAT GTCTAAGTCCAGAATCAGACGATTATCGGAGCACATCAGGAAGGAAACAgttagtagtagtagtaaccCAGTCATTGGTCAAGGTGACGCGACTGTTCGTAAAAATCTTACACATTCGTATCAAGATTTACGTAAGGAGAGAGGTAGGAGCGACACGTACGAGCCTTCCTATTTAGAGG TGCGTACGCAACTACCAAGCAGAAAGGCAACACGGCATTCGCAAATTGATAGTGGTGAAAGAATTACGAAAACAAGATCGATATGTGTGTCTGTCGAGTCGCAGACACAAAACACAAAGAATCTTCGACCAACTG CTAAAAGCGTAGCAACCCAATACACACACAATTTTGCAAATGGTAGTTTGAATAACTTGACTCCAAGCACTACTAAAAGTTGCTTATATCTCAATCAACAACACCGACAATTATCCAAATCTCAGCGTTCTATACAATCGGACCAACCAATGGTG TGTGCACCTGGAAGAAGACCAAATCAAATAGTAACTGGTAACCGTGACAAACTGCGAAGAAATTGCAAACAGATTCGTACGACGAACCGACCCACGTCAGATGCGAATTGGCGGGAAGAAGATCGGCAGAAGACTTCGTTCGATCACGACAATTTTAAGAGCCTTCAGACGAAATATTTCGCGAGAATGCCTGATAACGCGACTTCTTATTACCTTAGATCCAGCAGCAGTAATAACAAGAATGCCAGTAGTTCCGAATCTTTGTACAATTCGTGTCATCCCACTGTGAAGAATCTAGCTATCCGAAACTATCTGAATCAAACGGTACCATTACGAGTGGAAGAGCAATCCCCATCACGCCCCTGTCGAACAAAAAACAATACGGAGTACCGAATCCTTCGAAGTAACGCTAACAATATCGAGAAACTACATCAGTCTACTAATTATCTTACGAGTGGCAACAATCGATCAAGGAACGCGGTTCCGAATGGGTGTCACGTCGTAGGGACACAGATGAAACATGTCGCCGATGGAAGTACGaataatgaaaagaagaaCTCGCCTTTTTTAGATAATTATAGCCAAAGTCACGGTATAATAACCGCATCTTTGTACAAAGATCTACGAAATGGGACTATAAGATGGTAA